Proteins found in one Methanospirillum hungatei JF-1 genomic segment:
- a CDS encoding IS701-like element ISMhu9 family transposase, which yields MPITKQPSDVDYVNYLIAARCDVSCIKVADCYSTSEFSISHYTFNRFLTRQSLTPETLWAEVEAYVDRKRGWLVLDDTILDKKHSKKIECTYYQWSGKEHKVIKGIGLITLIWTDGITSFPIDYRIYDKDVDDKTKNDHLQEMALTAFKRGFTPAFVLFDSWYSGNENLKLINRLGWFYFTRVKKNRMVNPDAQGIVQVSSLNIPEEGLEVHLKKYGFIRLFHSLNRKGVSRYWATNFLPMNNEDRLVLRSICWTIENYHRAIKELCGVEKCQARKGIIQRNHINCSLRAYLQFEVNKFLNGVTPYDAQWQIIKVGISEYIQNPKYAL from the coding sequence GTGCCTATAACGAAGCAGCCTTCAGATGTAGATTATGTCAATTACCTCATCGCAGCTCGATGCGACGTTTCTTGTATAAAAGTCGCTGATTGTTATTCGACGTCTGAATTCTCGATATCACATTATACCTTCAATCGATTCCTAACAAGACAGTCTCTAACTCCTGAGACGTTGTGGGCTGAAGTTGAGGCATATGTTGACAGAAAAAGGGGCTGGTTGGTTCTGGATGACACTATTCTAGATAAAAAACATTCCAAAAAAATCGAATGTACATATTACCAGTGGAGTGGAAAAGAGCACAAAGTAATCAAAGGAATAGGATTGATTACCTTAATTTGGACAGATGGAATCACTTCATTTCCAATTGATTATCGAATTTATGATAAGGATGTTGATGATAAGACCAAAAATGATCATCTCCAAGAAATGGCCTTGACAGCTTTCAAGAGAGGATTTACTCCTGCCTTTGTCTTGTTTGATAGTTGGTATTCCGGAAATGAAAATTTGAAGTTGATTAACCGTCTTGGATGGTTTTATTTCACACGAGTTAAGAAAAATCGTATGGTCAATCCCGATGCCCAAGGTATTGTTCAAGTGTCATCATTAAATATACCAGAGGAGGGATTAGAAGTCCATTTAAAGAAATATGGATTTATTCGTCTTTTTCACTCACTAAATCGTAAAGGTGTAAGTAGATATTGGGCAACCAATTTTTTGCCGATGAATAATGAAGATAGGCTGGTTTTACGATCTATTTGCTGGACAATCGAGAATTATCATAGGGCAATCAAAGAACTATGTGGTGTCGAAAAATGCCAAGCTAGAAAGGGAATTATCCAACGAAATCATATTAATTGCTCACTTCGGGCATATTTACAATTCGAAGTCAATAAATTTTTGAATGGTGTTACTCCGTACGATGCTCAATGGCAAATCATAAAAGTTGGAATTTCAGAATATATTCAGAACCCAAAATATGCGCTATAA
- a CDS encoding winged helix-turn-helix transcriptional regulator, translating to MCADKDHVYLCATGGILSIISKKWALLIIYKLGTRGRLRFSEFSTELDSINPQALSETLKDLVHEGLVERESFSEIPPRVEYFLTTEGLTLWESIKPLIEWAAERDYRDKDRCEKKCRKQICQSKEKICMRKDDMSRNL from the coding sequence ATGTGTGCCGATAAAGACCATGTTTATCTGTGTGCTACCGGAGGCATACTTTCCATTATCTCTAAAAAATGGGCCCTTTTAATCATTTACAAATTAGGAACCAGAGGAAGGCTCAGGTTTTCTGAATTCTCAACCGAACTTGATTCGATAAATCCTCAGGCGTTATCTGAAACCTTAAAAGACCTGGTACATGAGGGGCTCGTTGAAAGGGAATCATTTTCTGAAATTCCTCCCCGGGTAGAGTATTTCCTTACGACAGAAGGGCTGACCCTCTGGGAATCAATAAAACCTCTAATAGAGTGGGCTGCAGAGCGTGATTATCGTGATAAAGACCGATGTGAGAAGAAATGCAGGAAACAGATATGCCAGTCAAAAGAAAAAATATGCATGAGAAAAGACGATATGAGCCGTAATCTGTGA